One region of Triticum aestivum cultivar Chinese Spring chromosome 6B, IWGSC CS RefSeq v2.1, whole genome shotgun sequence genomic DNA includes:
- the LOC123133319 gene encoding BTB/POZ and MATH domain-containing protein 1-like, giving the protein MAMGTHTKEQEVFSGTHQFTIAGFSLEKTKGIRNPVRSGAFEVGGYSWKILCYPAGKEERGRGYVSAYLEVVRPAGDKFKLKFCITIIGPGGKRQPIVYSWWNRWAESASDANELSWGSYHAISLRSVESGCLVDDRLTLSCTVHVQKLEASTASRSIVKVPPPGISQDVARLLESELGSDVTFQVDSNHYHAHKAVVATRSPVFAAQFFGPLADGSGGRCVRIHDMAPAAFEAVLHFIYTDTLPPPVNDDESVSASCTEVGEIMAAGHSAERRRDMVCDWLAAADRYGLERMRLLCESVLWETIHVANAAATLEIADRHHCQQLKSFCIDYIASPKVLPGVLATDGYKELKLNCPLLVADILEKLGSVC; this is encoded by the coding sequence ATGGCCATGGGCACGCACACGAAGGAACAGGAGGTGTTCAGCGGCACGCACCAGTTTACCATCGCCGGCTTCAGCCTAGAGAAGACCAAGGGCATCCGAAACCCCGTGAGATCCGGCGCCTTTGAGGTCGGAGGCTACAGCTGGAAGATCCTGTGCTACCCTGCCGGCAAGGAAGAACGAGGCCGGGGCTACGTCTCGGCATATCTCGAGGTGGTGAGACCCGCCGGAGACAAGTTCAAGCTCAAGTTCTGCATCACCATCATTGGGCCCGGGGGAAAGCGGCAGCCTATCGTCTACTCCTGGTGGAACCGATGGGCGGAAAGTGCCTCTGATGCGAACGAACTGTCATGGGGGAGCTATCACGCTATCAGCCTGCGATCTGTGGAGTCGGGGTGCCTGGTGGACGACCGTCTCACGCTGAGCTGCACCGTCCATGTCCAAAAGCTCGAGGCGTCCACCGCAAGCCGCTCCATCGTCAAGGTTCCGCCCCCTGGCATCAGCCAGGATGTTGCGCGGCTCCTGGAGAGCGAGCTTGGGTCGGACGTCACGTTCCAAGTCGACTCCAACCACTACCACGCGCACAAGGCGGTTGTGGCGACGCGGTCGCCGGTCTTCGCCGCTCAGTTCTTCGGGCCGCTGGCGGACGGGTCCGGTGGCCGCTGCGTGAGGATCCACGACATGGCACCCGCAGCGTTTGAGGCCGTGCTGCACTTCATCTACACTGACACGTTGCCGCCGCCTGTCAATGACGACGAAAGTGTGTCCGCAAGCTGCACAGAGGTAGGAGAAATAATGGCGGCCGGCCATTCAGCGGAAAGGCGTAGGGATATGGTCTGCGACTGGCTCGCCGCTGCGGATCGATATGGCCTCGAGAGGATGAGGCTGCTGTGTGAGAGCGTGCTGTGGGAGACCATCCATGTGGCGAATGCTGCGGCCACGTTGGAGATTGCTGACCGTCACCATTGCCAACAGCTCAAGTCCTTCTGCATAGACTACATCGCCTCCCCTAAGGTGTTGCCTGGTGTGCTAGCAACCGACGGATACAAGGAACTTAAGTTGAACTGTCCCTTGCTTGTTGCCGATATCTTGGAGAAGCTTGGAAGTGTGTGTTAA
- the LOC123133320 gene encoding uncharacterized protein: MSIPAPLEDEDLLREIFLRLPPLPSILSRASLVCTRWRRILSDPRFLRRLSRHHPEPPLLGFFKVSRLTYSAFTPILDQPDRFPAQRCFFVRLLHSLRRPPPPPPLGFSKGSLISYPMFTPVLDPPNHIPAQRLFVPDHGVDWELLGCRHGLAVMLSESLCEVFVWDPLNGHQHRVPFPSKLHRTKMKSFRRCTCSATVMCVDDQDGHVHDDSFLSPSFKLVLICTSRNSKTSFACVYESASGVWGNVVSTSTTDIVMKPNPSILIGNTIYWLLHGGQILAFDIENQTLVVTKTPAEAHGIHNWFIQLLRTEDHSVLGLAIMSELGIHIWETKLNSDGVAGWVLLQKINQLEGILSNAFRNAAMVGYDEELNALVLSTQRGDIMLHLKSMQIRLISEPNERSLMAHFPYRNFYTAGRGVGWKWVDPNL; the protein is encoded by the exons ATGTCAATTCCAGCGCCGCTGGAGGATGAGGACCTCCTCCGGGAGATTTTCCTCCGGCTCCCACCGCTGCCGTCAATCCTCTCCCGCGCCTCCCTCGTATGCACGCGCTGGCGCCGCATCCTCTCCGATCCCCGCTTCCTCCGCCGTTTGAGCAGACACCACCCGGAACCTCCTCTCTTGGGCTTCTTCAAAGTGTCTCGCCTCACATACTCCGCCTTCACTCCCATCTTGGACCAGCCCGACCGCTTCCCCGCCCAACGCTGCTTCTTTGTTCGGCTTCTTCACAGCTTGAggaggcctcctcctcctcctcctttgggTTTCTCCAAAGGGTCTCTTATCTCATATCCCATGTTTACTCCCGTCTTGGACCCGCCCAATCACATCCCGGCCCAACGTTTGTTTGTGCCCGACCACGGGGTGGATTGGGAATTACTTGGCTGCCGCCACGGCCTCGCCGTCATGCTCAGCGAGTCTCTGTGCGAGGTATTCGTGTGGGATCCCCTCAACGGCCACCAGCAccgcgtgccttttccatccaagcTCCACAGAACAAAAATGAAGAGTTTCCGTAGGTGCACGTGCAGCGCCACGGTGATGTGTGTTGACGATCAAGATGGGCATGTGCACGATGATTCCTTCTTGAGCCCGTCGTTCAAATTGGTCTTGATCTGCACCAGTAGAAACTCGAAGACATCATTCGCTTGTGTCTATGAATCAGCGTCGGGTGTATGGGGGAATGTTGTCTCAACGTCGACTACAGATATAGTTATGAAGCCAAATCCCAGCATCCTTATCGGGAATACAATTTACTGGTTGCTTCATGGAGGTCAAATCCTTGCATTTGATATTGAAAACCAGACTCTTGTCGTCACCAAGACGCCAGCAGAGGCCCATGGTATCCACAACTGGTTCATTCAGCTCTTACGAACAGAAGATCATAGTGTTCTTGGCCTCGCCATTATGTCCGAACTGGGCATTCATATATGGGAGACGAAATTGAACTCTGATGGTGTTGCCGGATGGGTGCTTCTGCAGAAAATCAATCAATTGGAGGGGATCCTGTCTAATGCCTTCAGAAATGCAGCGATGGTGGGGTATGACGAGGAGTTAAATGCGTTGGTTCTGTCCACACAAAGGGGCGACATAATGCTCCACCTTAAGTCGATGCAGATCAGATTAATTTCTGAACCGAATGAGCGGTCTCTTATGGCCCATTTTCCCTACAGAAATTTCTATACTGCAG GAAGGGGAGTTGGGTGGAAATGGGTGGATCCAAATCTCTGA